The Immundisolibacter cernigliae genome has a window encoding:
- a CDS encoding IS5 family transposase, whose amino-acid sequence MKQRSLAESGCERRPKATKRQRFLAEMDAVMPWSRLIALVDPVQPKAGSRGGRTSFPAETMLRIHFMQQWFALSDPGMEEALHDIPTLRAFARLDAGTDLIPDESSILRFRHRLEQQGLAERLLTEVNALLVERGLLLRQGTIVDATLISAPCSTKNQDRERDPEMHQTKKGNQWFFGMKAHIGVDAESGLTHTVVTTPANVNDVTQAHACLHGEETDVVGDAGYQGVAKRPENRDRAVTWHVAMKPGQRKALPDTTWGRLLEQIEHAKASIRAKVEHPFRIIKRQFGFLKTRYRGLKKNTAQLVTLFALANLFQARHRLMPAGAVRPCAAE is encoded by the coding sequence ATGAAGCAACGCAGTCTTGCCGAGAGTGGGTGTGAGCGCCGGCCGAAGGCGACGAAGCGACAGCGCTTTCTGGCGGAAATGGACGCGGTGATGCCCTGGTCTCGCTTGATTGCGCTGGTCGATCCGGTGCAGCCGAAGGCGGGATCGCGCGGGGGCCGGACATCGTTTCCGGCGGAAACGATGCTGCGGATTCACTTCATGCAGCAGTGGTTTGCCTTGTCCGATCCGGGCATGGAAGAAGCGCTGCACGATATTCCGACGCTGCGCGCGTTTGCACGGCTGGACGCCGGCACTGACCTGATTCCGGATGAGAGTTCGATCCTGCGCTTTCGGCATCGGCTGGAGCAGCAGGGTCTGGCAGAGCGTCTGCTGACCGAGGTCAACGCGCTGCTGGTCGAACGGGGTCTGCTGCTGCGCCAGGGCACGATTGTCGATGCCACGCTGATCAGCGCGCCCTGCTCGACGAAGAACCAGGATCGCGAACGCGATCCGGAAATGCACCAGACGAAGAAAGGCAATCAGTGGTTCTTCGGCATGAAGGCGCATATCGGTGTTGATGCCGAGTCGGGACTGACGCATACCGTTGTAACGACCCCCGCCAACGTCAACGACGTGACGCAGGCGCACGCCTGCCTGCATGGCGAAGAAACGGATGTCGTTGGCGACGCCGGTTATCAGGGTGTGGCCAAGCGCCCCGAGAACCGCGACCGGGCAGTGACCTGGCACGTCGCCATGAAGCCGGGCCAGCGCAAGGCGCTGCCGGACACGACGTGGGGCCGGTTGCTCGAACAGATCGAGCATGCCAAGGCCAGCATCCGCGCCAAAGTCGAGCACCCGTTCCGCATCATCAAGCGGCAGTTTGGATTTCTGAAGACGCGCTATCGTGGCCTGAAGAAGAACACCGCGCAGCTCGTCACGCTGTTTGCGCTGGCGAACCTGTTTCAGGCGCGACATCGATTGATGCCGGCAGGAGCGGTGCGCCCATGTGCCGCAGAATGA
- a CDS encoding conjugal transfer protein TraG N-terminal domain-containing protein, producing MTLYTTDYLEYYLTLVAWVVNNGIWSILVASGVFALPFVAIVIQEWLKARSEGADEGNKGVLSSMRIENRVWVAIVVILFAGIPFIPVDLATIRFDTTRSAQCQVSVPLPSDTGWANVYTTLNDQSALVPVWWFFMHAISKAVTGAAVAAIPCGTDLRQIRMEVDATRIDDPVLAQEVADFTHDCYGPSRAKLFMNRPTLSDEQMNDVTWIGSSYFLDTAGFYDTYRSKTPRTAWPYDATRDAGLAQVDSGGGYPSCRQWWADGDQGLRGRLLAQVDPDLLTRIGRWAGFLSQSEVNDSVIRAVVSPRQQKMNQGAVYTDYGGQIDKTLPNIVTRGAADLGLTVGSLAFFPAMDVVRQALPMVLTMLKMALVICIPLVLLIGTYDLKTMVTVSCVQFALFFVDFWFQLARWIDSTILDALYGWGFGADRPHTNFDPLIGLNNAFGDMLLNFVMAMMFIVLPTFWVMALAWAGVRTGNIVQGLSTATSDAKDAGGRGAGIAMSAVSKK from the coding sequence ATGACGCTCTACACCACGGACTACCTGGAGTATTACCTGACCCTGGTGGCCTGGGTGGTCAACAACGGCATCTGGAGCATCCTCGTGGCCAGCGGCGTGTTCGCGCTGCCGTTCGTGGCCATCGTCATCCAGGAATGGCTCAAGGCCCGCAGCGAAGGCGCGGACGAGGGCAACAAGGGCGTGCTGTCATCGATGCGCATCGAGAACCGGGTGTGGGTAGCGATCGTGGTCATCCTGTTCGCCGGCATCCCGTTCATCCCGGTGGATCTGGCCACGATCAGGTTCGACACCACGCGCTCCGCGCAATGCCAGGTCAGCGTCCCGCTGCCCAGCGACACGGGCTGGGCCAACGTCTACACCACCCTCAACGACCAGAGCGCGCTGGTGCCGGTGTGGTGGTTCTTCATGCACGCCATCTCGAAGGCGGTCACGGGCGCGGCGGTGGCGGCGATTCCCTGCGGCACCGACCTGCGTCAGATTCGCATGGAAGTCGATGCCACGCGCATCGACGATCCGGTGCTGGCACAGGAGGTCGCCGACTTCACGCACGACTGCTATGGGCCGTCGCGCGCCAAGCTGTTCATGAACCGGCCGACGCTCTCCGACGAACAGATGAACGACGTCACCTGGATCGGGTCGAGCTACTTCCTCGACACGGCCGGCTTCTACGACACCTATCGCTCCAAGACCCCACGCACGGCCTGGCCCTACGACGCGACCCGCGATGCGGGGCTGGCACAGGTGGACAGCGGCGGCGGCTATCCGTCCTGCCGGCAGTGGTGGGCCGATGGCGACCAAGGGCTGCGCGGCCGGCTGCTGGCACAGGTCGACCCGGACCTGCTGACCCGCATCGGGCGCTGGGCGGGCTTCCTGTCGCAGAGCGAGGTCAATGACTCGGTGATCCGCGCGGTCGTCTCACCGCGGCAGCAGAAGATGAACCAGGGCGCCGTCTACACCGACTACGGCGGCCAGATCGACAAGACGCTGCCGAACATCGTCACGCGCGGCGCGGCCGACCTGGGGCTGACCGTGGGCTCGCTGGCCTTCTTTCCCGCGATGGATGTGGTGCGCCAGGCGCTGCCGATGGTGCTGACGATGCTCAAGATGGCGCTCGTCATCTGCATCCCGCTGGTGCTGCTGATTGGCACCTACGACCTGAAGACGATGGTGACCGTGAGCTGCGTCCAGTTCGCGCTGTTCTTCGTGGACTTCTGGTTCCAGCTCGCGCGCTGGATCGACAGCACGATCCTGGACGCGCTCTACGGCTGGGGGTTTGGCGCGGACAGGCCGCACACGAACTTCGATCCGCTGATTGGCTTGAACAACGCCTTTGGCGACATGCTGCTCAACTTCGTCATGGCGATGATGTTCATCGTGCTGCCGACGTTCTGGGTCATGGCATTGGCCTGGGCAGGCGTGCGCACGGGAAATATCGTGCAGGGGTTGTCCACTGCCACCTCGGACGCCAAAGACGCTGGGGGACGTGGCGCTGGCATCGCAATGAGCGCCGTATCGAAGAAGTGA
- a CDS encoding integrating conjugative element protein — protein sequence MKAFLTDFLRRAKPCLRATLLVAAVTPAVGAAWAQTRIDPNGVNVSGSVIGDDVLYSIGGGRAVSMGGAGNMHSIGVGIGWNSNLICGDMSITTTLQNQLNGITNGFQTIMSSVIQSATSAVASLPALIIQRADPGLYNLLTNGILQARLDFDRSKMTCRAIANRMADMAGGQAGWDQLAEGMALRDAVGSTDAVSAIEQAESNKGNNGVPWVGGGNAGGSGQSSIKVVGDVTRAGYNLLNGRSVTDTSSIARSACGNRLTCQAWSSPGAAAAFATRVLGEREQRTCENCMKTRTTPGVGLTPLIQEEYETRLQALQELVTGARPTTPADLDAAGSRSLPITRGVIEALRDEPDQDLLGKRLASEAALSSVLEKALLLQRTLLTGKKEPNVAANELAVQAVDQENSALEQEIDNLKTELELRRTLAGNSAMAIIQRHGTRAAGSRGIFEGDTTRDRLREVQKPRRGTP from the coding sequence ATGAAGGCCTTCCTCACTGACTTCCTGCGCCGCGCGAAGCCGTGCCTGCGGGCCACGCTGCTCGTGGCGGCCGTCACGCCGGCCGTCGGCGCCGCCTGGGCGCAGACGCGCATCGACCCCAATGGCGTGAACGTCAGCGGCAGCGTGATCGGCGACGACGTGCTCTACAGCATCGGCGGCGGCCGGGCCGTGTCGATGGGGGGTGCCGGCAACATGCACAGCATCGGCGTGGGCATCGGCTGGAACAGCAACCTGATCTGCGGCGACATGAGCATCACCACGACGCTGCAGAACCAGCTCAACGGCATCACCAACGGCTTCCAGACGATCATGAGCAGCGTGATACAGAGCGCCACCAGCGCCGTGGCCTCGCTGCCGGCCCTGATCATCCAGCGCGCCGACCCGGGCCTGTACAACCTGCTGACCAACGGCATCCTGCAGGCGCGCCTGGACTTCGACCGCTCGAAGATGACCTGCCGGGCCATCGCCAATCGGATGGCGGACATGGCCGGCGGCCAGGCCGGCTGGGACCAGCTCGCCGAGGGGATGGCGCTGCGGGACGCAGTCGGCAGCACCGATGCCGTCTCCGCCATCGAGCAGGCCGAGTCCAACAAGGGGAACAACGGCGTGCCCTGGGTGGGCGGCGGCAACGCGGGCGGCTCCGGTCAGAGTTCGATCAAGGTGGTCGGCGATGTGACGCGCGCGGGCTACAACCTGCTCAACGGGCGCAGCGTCACCGATACCTCGTCGATCGCGCGCAGCGCCTGCGGCAACCGCCTGACCTGCCAGGCCTGGTCGTCGCCTGGCGCGGCCGCGGCCTTTGCGACCCGCGTGCTGGGCGAACGCGAGCAACGCACCTGCGAGAACTGCATGAAGACCCGGACCACGCCCGGCGTCGGGCTGACGCCCCTGATCCAGGAAGAATACGAGACCAGGCTGCAGGCGCTGCAGGAGCTCGTGACGGGCGCCCGGCCGACGACGCCGGCCGATCTCGACGCGGCCGGCAGCCGCTCGCTGCCGATCACCCGCGGCGTGATCGAGGCCCTGCGCGACGAACCCGACCAGGACCTGCTGGGCAAGCGCCTGGCGTCCGAGGCGGCGCTGTCCAGCGTGCTGGAGAAGGCCCTGCTGCTGCAACGCACGCTGCTGACCGGCAAGAAGGAGCCCAACGTCGCCGCCAACGAGCTGGCCGTGCAGGCGGTCGACCAGGAGAACAGCGCGCTGGAGCAGGAGATCGACAACCTCAAGACCGAGCTGGAGCTGCGGCGCACGCTGGCCGGCAACTCGGCGATGGCGATCATCCAGCGCCACGGCACCCGCGCTGCCGGCTCGCGCGGCATCTTCGAGGGCGACACCACGCGCGACCGTCTGCGGGAGGTCCAGAAGCCGCGGCGCGGTACGCCATGA
- a CDS encoding DUF3742 family protein, with protein sequence MSMATNKHDGRWSHRLGRGVGRAWRGHLRREQRVAGWLVTRGVPAGAATAVLWIVKLAVLGMLLYAVSWLVLLLAFAMTAAWLVQHDDLDREAPQPEWREGPNGFGLYDKSDWRIDPHVIDDD encoded by the coding sequence ATGAGCATGGCCACCAACAAGCACGACGGGCGCTGGAGCCACCGGCTGGGCCGGGGGGTTGGCCGTGCCTGGCGTGGACACCTGCGCCGCGAACAGCGTGTCGCCGGCTGGCTGGTGACGCGCGGAGTGCCCGCGGGCGCGGCGACGGCGGTGCTCTGGATCGTCAAGCTGGCCGTGCTTGGCATGCTGCTCTACGCCGTATCCTGGCTCGTCCTGCTGCTGGCCTTTGCAATGACTGCTGCATGGCTCGTGCAGCACGACGATCTTGATCGAGAGGCGCCGCAACCCGAGTGGAGGGAAGGCCCCAACGGCTTCGGGCTTTATGACAAGAGCGACTGGCGCATTGACCCCCATGTGATCGACGACGACTGA